From Helicobacter anatolicus:
TCTGCTTTTTGTCTTAAAAGAATTATACTCTCCATCATCGTTGGTGCAAAAAACTGCACATCAACAAAACCTTCTTTCCTAAACATTGCTCCAAAACTTCTAAAGTCCTGTGCGTATTGCACAGGACTCTTATTTTCAGAACGAAAAAAATTAATAATTAACATATTGTCAGGATTATTTTTTAAACATTTATATAAAGCCTCTACTTCTTTTTTAGGAATTTTGCTATCAAGTTTCAAAACCACAATACTCTTATCTCCAAATAAACTCCCCTGTCCCAAAATATCCAAGACTTGAGAAATATTATAATCTGAAAAATAAAAAGTATTAATACTTGCACCAGGCATTCTATCAAGAATTTTTTTTGTATAAAAATTTATATAAAACTCACTATCCCCATAAAATAACATCCCTTGAGGCAATTCTTTTTGCAACAAAATATCAAAATCTCTTTTATACATTATTTTTGTTGAATCCCCTTAAAAACTGCAAAGATTCTAGCATTATTTAAATCCACATCTGTTATTTCTACCAAAATTTTATCAAATTTCTCCACCTCAAAACACCCCTCCACCACAATCCTAGCCCCTAATATTTCACCCAAACCTTTAGCCAAAACTGGATACTGAACATCTATCACCATAACTTCAACTTCTCTTCCTTGATTTCGCAATGCCCAATGCATATATTTCCGATCCTTAAAACCGATTTCCATTTTTGCAATTTTGCGTTCTTGTTCATTTAAAAATGCACAAAGAGAATCTGTATGTGTAAGCAAAAAATCTATTTTTTTATTTCCGCGTAAAATTTCTTTTAACAAGCGATGTAAAAACAAATCGCTATATCTACGAATCGGGGAAGTAAAATGTGTATAAGCCTCAAAACCTAAGGCAAAGTGCTCTTCTTTTTTACTTGCATATTGTGCCTTATTTTGCATTTTAATAATCATCTGGTCAATCTCTTTTATCATTCCATTTTGCACAGCTTGTCTTTGAATATCTTTAATTTGTGTGTGAAAATCTGCCCTTAAAATTAAAAATCCTAAATTCTTTAAATCAAAAAATAATATTTGTTTTTTTTCCTCTTTTATTGGGGAATGCACCCTAAAGATCCCTTTTGTATAACCCTCTAGCATTTTTGCAGATTCTTTATTTGCTAAAAGCATCGCCTCTTCTACAATTTGATGACTTTTCGTCTCTTCATACACAAAAACACTTTCTAAGGAATTGTTTGCATTAAGTTTCATTGCAACTTCTGATGAACTAAAAGCATAGCCTTTTTCTATTCTTTTTTTATAAAGTTTTTGAGCAACTTCATAAAAACTCTTAATACTTTTAGCAATATCTTGCTTTATTGCATGATTCTTTCCCTCCAAAAAATTATCTACTTCCTCATAAGTAATATTTTGGTGATTACAAATAATAGATTCAAACAAATGGCTTTTTTTAATTTCATAATTTTTATCAAAAAATATCATCCAGGTAAACGCTAATCGTATAGCACCTTCTTTAAGAGAACAAATATTTTCACTCAAATTTCTTGGCAACATAGGATAGCTTTTATGCGGAAAATATAGACTAAACCCCCGCTGTCTTGCTTCTATATCAATTACACTATCTTGTGTTACATACTCACTTACATCTGCAATTGCCACATACAAAATCTTTTTTTTACTATCAAAAAAAATCGCATCATCATGATCTTTAGCACTACTGGGATCAATCGTATAAAAAGGCAAATGACTAAGATCTATACGATCTAAATATAACGACTTATCCACCTCCACTCCAAAACTTTGCGCATAATTATTACTTTCTTCAGAGAATTCCATAGGATGCATATAATGTAATAAAATAATTTTTTCATCAATTGCTTCATCTTCTAAAACCCCCAAAATCTCTAGAATCTTTTGCCCTTTCATATCCATTAAAATAACACATCCTCTAGGTAGCTGACGCAATGCTTTTTGTGCAATTGGCAAAGAAATAGGACGAGGTTTTTCCTCATACATTTTATAACCAACAATTTTACCTTTATGCAAATCTAAATAGCACAAAAATCGGTTACAGGATTGCAAAATATCTATAATAACAACACTGATTTTTCCTCTTTTTTTAACCATCTTAGCCACTACGATATCACCCTTATGACCAGAACAATAAGAAGAGACAAAATATTCTTGCTTTTTAGCCAAGTCACTTACAAACATAGAATTATTTCGATAAAAATCAATAACCCCAAATACAAAACTTTCATGAAGTTGAAAAATTTTTCCATTAGTTTTAATACAACCAAGTTTTTGCAATCGCAAATACAATGGGTGATACTTTTTAGTAATCTCCTTGCATCCAAAAGCAATTTGTAACAAAAACTCTATCATAATAAAGCTTCTTGCATAATAGAAAACACCTCAGGAATTTCTTGTCCGCAAAATAGCTCAAATGCCAATACTCCTTGCATAATTAGCATATTTTTTCCATCCATATTTTCTATTTTTAATTCCCTAGCAAGTCTTAAAAAAGGTGTATCACCATACATCAAATCATAAGCAAATTTTGCATGCACTAAAATTTTTTTTAACCATTTCTCCTCAAAAGGCAACATATTTTGCAAACCTGCTGCTGTGGCATTTACTACTAAATCATATTGATAATCCTTCAAATCACTCGCCACAGAGCAAGAAAAATCATTCTCTAACGCCCTAAGTCTAGAAGAGGTTTTATTAACAATATATACTTCTTTATGATTTTCTTGCAAAATATAAGCAACAGCCTTTGCAGACCCTCCCGCCCCCAGAATCAAAATTTTTTTGCACTCCAAATCCTTAATAGTTTCATAAAATCCAGGTGCATCAGTGTTATAACCATAAATCTTACCAGAACGCAAAACCCAAGTATTTACCGCTTTAATTTTTTTAGCAATCCCTAGCACCTCATCACTTTGCAAATATGCCTCTTCTTTAAATGGAACTGTGATATTTGCACCACATAACCCTAAATCCAAGAAAGTTTGATAAAGCCTTGTTGGATCTTTTAAAAGATATCTTCCATAACTCCCCAAAAAACCAATCTTAGTGCGCAAAACTTCAAAAGCATGGTTATGCATTAAAGGGGAAAGAGAGTGGGCAATAGGATTGCCAAAAACACAATATTGTTTATTCATCAATATTTAACAATAAATCCATAAAAATATATCCACCACGCTCAAGTTTTGCCCAACCATTCTTGACAGATTCTATAAGCACAACTTCATTTTTATATGCACGATCAACAATTTTTGCACGGAATAATGGTTGCTGTCTAATATTTGCAATATCTACTTTTACGCGATATTCTTGAAGTTTCTTTTCTTCTTCTTTAATAATATTTTTGGGATCCAAAAATACAAATCCTCTTGAAGTTTCTCCCCAACTATTTTGTTCTGAAAAAACTTCCAACACATCATTTTTATATGCCCTTGCTATAATTGCAGCTCTAATAGATGGATTGGCTCTAATATTTAAAATATCTGTTTTTACACGATATTTTTGCACAAATGATAGTTTTTCAACATCTTTTGTTATTTTTTTTATCTCTGATTCTTCCTCTGCACTAAAAGATTTTTCTACTTTTTTTGCTTTAGAAAAAATAGAAAAAAATGTCTCTTGTGTCTTATCTTTTTTACCAAAAAAAACCACAATTCCAACATAAATAAAAACACAAAAAATCAAAAAAATAAGAGGAGTGATAAAAATTTTTAAAAATCTAAAAATATTATTCATCATCTAAGATTAATGCCCTCGTATGCATCTTGTACTTCTCCAATCACATATCCATCTGTATGATTTAATACAAAATCCAATTCTTTTTTCTCTACAACAAGCACCATTCCAATCCCCATATTTAACACACGATACGCCTCTTGCATCTCAAGATGTTCTACTAAAACATTAAAAATCTCTGGTGTTTGAATTAAATTCCTATCCACTTCTCCTCCAAGTCCCTGTGGAAAAATTCTTGGAATATTTTCTAATATACCACCACCTGTAATATGTGCCAACCCCTTAATATGTGTAGAAATTTTTTTGTAAGTTTTTACATAAATTCTTGTAGGTTCTAATAACACATCAATAAGCGTTCTCCCATAAAAATCATCATTAAAATCTTTTTTTAATACATCAAACAAAATTTTTCTCACCAAAGAATAACCATTACTATGCAAGCCACTACTAGGCAATGCTACTAAAATATCGCCTTTTTGTATATTCTGATTTTTATTGAGATCTTTTTTTTCTGCAATACCAATAGCAAAACCTGCTAAATCAAAATCTTTTCCATGATACATTCCTGGCATTTCTGCAGTCTCACCACCAATTAGTGCACATTCTGCTTCTTGACACCCCCTAACAATACCACTAACCACTCGTGCAGCATCTTGCTTTTCCAACTTCCCTGTTGCATAATAATCCAAAAAAAATGCGGGGGTACCAAAATTACAAATCAAATCATTTACACACATAGCAACTAAATCAATCCCCACATTATCTAATTTACCACTTTCAATTGCAAGTTTAAGTTTTGTTCCCACACCATCTGTAGCTGCTAACATCACAGGTTCTTTAAATCCACTAGGCAATGCATACGCCCCCGAAAAAGACCCAATATTCCCCAAAACATTAGAATCAAAAGTTTTTTTTACTTCTTGCTTAATCAAATCTACAAAAGCATTACCTTCATCAATATTTACACCCGAATCTTTATAACTTATAGCCATTATGCACCCCTTTATGTCTCTACTAGATTCTACTATATTTTATGAACTTTCTAACATCATGCTCACTAAAATCAAAGTGTCTGCATATCAATCACATAGCGAAAAGAAGCTTTCCCACTTGTAAGTTTTTCGTACACTAAATCAATTTCTTCAGCTCTTGCGCCAATAATTTCTACTTCAGGATAGATTTTATGTTTCAAAGAAAAGTCAAGCATTTCTTGTGTTTCCTTAATCCCACCAATCAAAGAACCATAAACCCTTCTTCCTCCATGAAGCACAAGATTCATACTATCAATTTGTGGAGAATTTTCAGATGGAGGCAAGCCAACAATAGCCATTTCACCACCAAATTTTAAAAGATTAACATACGCATTAACATCATAAGATGTAGGGATAGTAGAAATAATCATATCAAAGCGCTCATGCACTCCATCTGTTGTTGTATAAAATCTTTCAACACCCATTCTTTTTGCAATTTCTTTTTTCCCCTCATTACGCGCAAAAACACTAACCTCTGCACCCATTTTTATCGCATATTTAACCGCCATACTCCCTAAGCCTCCAAAACCTGCCACTGCCACTTTATCTCCCGCCTTTACTTTTGAAAACTTCAAAGGAGAATAAGTAGTAATCCCTGCACAAAGTAAAGGTGCTACAACTTCTAAAGGTGCATCATTTGGTACATTAATCGCAAATTTTTCACTCACAACAATATTGTTACTATAACCCCCATAGGTAGGTTCATTATCGTGAAAACAATCTTTACAATTATAGGTAAAAATTGTTTTTCCATTTTGACAAAATTGCTCTTTAGATTCTTTACATGCTTCACATTCTCCGCAACTATTTACCATGCAACCTACACCCGCATAATCTCCGACCTTAAATTTTTTAACATTTTTTCCTATAGCTATTACACGTCCAACGATCTCATGACCAGGAACCATCGGATAAATCCCTTCACTCCACTCACTTCTTGCACTATGAATATCACTATGGCAAATCCCTGCATATAAAATCTCAATCAAAATATCCCCATCACCCACAGGATGCCTTGTAAAATCAAAAGCCTCAAATTTACTATCTTTTGAAAAAACTGCATACCCTTTAGCCAAAATTCTTTTTTCTTTATCTAGTTTTTGCATCACTTTCCCTTTAATTTTATATCAGATTCTAGCTATTGATTTATTTTACCAAAATCAAGAAAATACCATTTTCTGTGCTTCTTCCAAAATTTCAAGTGCACCTTTTTGTATAAAATTTTGTGCCAAATTTTCTGCAAGATTAAGTGCAAAATCTTTTCTTCCAATAACTAAATCTTTCATAATCTTTTCACCATTTGGCAACCCCAATATTGCCTCAATCTTAATTGTATCTTCCAACAAACTTGCATGCACACCAATAGGCACTTGACACCCCCCATTTAAAGTCTTAATAAATTGTCTTTCTGCCTGTGTACATAATGCGGTATTTTCGTCATTTAAAGTACAAATAAGAGAAAGTAGGTCATCATCAAGACGCATTTCAATCCCCAATGCCCCCTGCCCCATAGCCGGCAAAATCTCCTCAAGCTCAAAAGCCCGTATAAAAGGTACATCACTATGCGTAATCTTTAGGCGATTAAGTCCTGCCTTTGCTAAAATAATAGCATCAAACTCGCCATCAAACAAGCGTTTCAACCTTGTTTGCACATTTCCACGCAAACTTTGTGTGTCCAAATCACTTCTTTTAGCTTTAATTTGCATACAACGACGCAAAGAAGTTGTGCCTACCCTAGCACCAAGTGGCAAAGAATCTAAATTTTCATATTTAACACTCAAAAAACAATCTCTAGCATCCTCTCTAGTTGTAATACATGCAAGGCCAAGTCCATCAACAAATTCTACAGGTACATCTTTTAAAGAATGCACTGCTAAATCAATTTTTTTTTGTAACAAAAGTTCCTCTAGTTCTTTTGTAAATAATCCCTTACCGCCAATTTTTGCCAAAGGGACATCTAAAATTTTATCCCCCTTAGTTTTTACAACCTCAAGTCTTGCTGGAATCTTTAATTCATTTTCCAAACGACTTTTAATGTGTTCTGCTTGCCAAAGCGCTAACATACTTCCCCTAGTCCCAATCACCACTTCTCTCATTTTTTCCCTTTTATCTGTTTTATTTCCTCAATTTCAACATCTATGATTTCATTTTGATGTCCAAAAACACCACTATGTCTATCACCAGAATCGATTTTTTTCGACTTTCCCGTCATAAAAAAATAAGCATTTATCAAAATAACCAATCCGATTATATCGCCTAATACCCCTGGCAATATCAATAAAATTGCACCAAAGATTTTAGAAAGATTGCCCTTAATAAATTCCATCGGATCTGTTCTATTTAAGGTAAATTCTCCCAAAGTTTCTAAAAAACTAAGTTTTGTATAAAGTAAAATTGCCCCTCCAATCAAGGCAGAAATAATAATTTCTACAAATATCACCCAAAACCCTAATTTATCACTAAGATAGATAGTGCTGATTAACTCCAAAACAAAGTATAGAAAAATAAATTTTAAAATTTTCATTTATGATTCTCTAAAAATTGTACAATTTCTTGAATCTCTGCATTAAGATAAGTTTTTTGCATTCCATCTCTATGTATAATTTCAACTTTGTTATTTTCTAATTCCTTGCCAATCACAATACCCTTATAGCTCCCAATTAATTCAAAATCCTTAATCTTAAAGCCAAATCGCTCAAGTCTATCATCAAGCAAAACTTCAATATTTTTTTGTTTTAATGCCTTGTATAACTCCTCACCAAATTCTCTTTCTATTTCATTTTTACTATTAGAAATAATAATACTCACAGCAAAAGGTGCACTAGCTTTTGTCCACACACAACCTTTTTCATCACTTTTTTGTTCTAAAATTGCAGATAAAAGTCTCGAAATACCAATTCCATAAGACCCCATAACAAAAGGTTGCATTTTCCCATTTTGATCAAGATACATAGCTTGCATTGCCCCAGAATACTTTGTCCCAAGCTTAAAAATATGCCCAACTTCAATACCTTTTTTATACTCCATCACACTGCCACAGCAAGTACATATATCTCCTTCTCTCACTTTAGCCAAATCTGCATACTCAAGCCCCTCAAAAGTACTCAAATCTACACCAACAAAATGATAATTCTCCTCATTTGCCCCACAAATTAAATCTCGCTCCTCTCTTAAATCTTCATCAAAAAATATAAATTCTGATTGGGTAATATTACGCAAAGAATAAGGTCCAATAAATCCCTCACAAAGCCGAGCAGACTTTATATCCTCACTACTTGCATCTACAAGTTCCAAAACATTAGAATTTTTCGCACTCAAAGCATTTAATGCTTTAATTTCCTCCAACTCATCATCTCCACGCACAAAGAAAAAAGCAAGTTTTGGTTTCATATTTTTTTCTGGTAAAAAAATCACTTTTTTTACTACTACTTTCAAAATATAAAAACCACTGATTCTAAAAAATGCACTAAGCTCTTCAACACTCTTAACATTTGGGGTGCTAAATTTTGCAAACTCCGCTTTTGGTGCATCAAAATCTACTACTCTTTTTTGTCTTTTGGCAGCTTCGATATTAGAAGCATACTCACAATTTTTACACACAACAATTGTATCTTCCCCGCAATCTGCCAAAACCATAAATTCCTTGCTACCACTACCTCCAATTGCTCCACTATCTGCATCCACAACCCTAAAATCAAGCCCCAATCGCGTAAAAATTCTTTTATAAGCTTGATGCATATTCTCAAACTCTCTATCTAAATCTTCATAACTAGTGTGAAAACTATACGCATCTTTCATAACAAATTCTCGCCCTCGCATTAAGCCAAAACGCGGTCGCACTTCATCGCGAAACTTGAGATTAATTTGATAAAAACTTACGGGTAAATTTTTATAACTTTTAATAAAGTTTCTTGCAATATCAGTGATTGCCTCCTCATAAGTTGGTCCTAAAACAAAATCATTATTCTTACGATCCAAAAATCTCAAAAGCTCCTTGCCATATTTTTCATAACGCCCTGATTGCCTCCACAATTCTGCAGGTGTTACAAATCCCATTGCAATCTCTATGCAACCAGCACCATCCATTTCTTCTTTGACAATCTGAGAAATTTTATCTAACACCCTTTTTCCTAAAGGTAAAAAATTATAAATCCCACTACCAATTTGATGAATATACCCTCCTCGTATCAAATACTCATGACTCTTTAAAACTACATCTTTTGGGGTTTCTTTAATAGTGGGAATAAAAAATTGAGAAAAACGCATTACTATCCTTTTATTTTACTGGAGTTTCATATTCACATTTATAAGCATTTAACAAAACTCCTTCTCCCTTAATATCAAAAAAGCTTTTGATAGACTCTAAAATAATATCAGATTCTTGTTTATTTACACAATCTCTTAACTTTTGTGTGGGAGCGTGTAAGAAAGTATTAAAAGCTTGATGCAAAATTTTTTCCACACTATATTGCTGATCCGGTGCAATATAGCCTTTTTTTAATGCTCTTTTTATTTCTTTCATAGAAGCTTGTTTAGCCAATTCTCTAATCTCTTTTATTAAGGGTTCAACATCTAAATTTTGTAACCATTGATTAAACTCCATTGTCGCAATTCCAACAATTTGATATGCTTTATGCATATTCTCTCTTTTTGTTGCAAGATTATTTTGCACTACCTGATTTAAATCATCTACAACAAAAATCTCAATCTTCTCATCTCTAAAATGCTCAATATCCCTAGGAACTGCCAAGTCAAACCAAAATCTTTTAAATTCTACTTCTTGCACCATTTCTTTTGAAATTACACAAGAATCTGCTGCTGTCGCACTAAACACAAAAGGATAAAAATTGAGCATTTTTTGCAAATCTTCAAAAACACATGAGGAAATTTTATATCCCTCTTTGGGATTCTCTAAAATAAATTTTTTAATTTTTTCTTGATCGCGATTACAAATCATAATCTCATAACCCTGTGTTAAAAGATGTTTAGCATTCAACCTTCCCATCTCTCCAAAACCAATAACAAGAGCCTTTTTTGGCAAATTATGCTGAACTTGGAACCTTGTAGCTTGTTGTGTGGCAACAGAGGCAATAGATACAGAGTTTTTAGAAATTTCTGTTTGATTGCGCACTTTTGCTGCACATTTAAAAGCAAAATGTATTAATCGCGTCAATGCTTTATTACACAATCCTGCATCAAAAAATATTTTATAAGCACTCTTAAATTGTCCAGTAATTTGAGTTTCGCCAACCACAACACTATCTAAGCTACTCACTACACAAAAAATATGGTGAATAGCCTCAACTTCTTGATATACTTCTGCATTTGCGGATAAAACTTCTTCACCAATTTTTTTTATTTCTGCAAGCTCTTTAAGTGTCTTTGCAATCATTTCTTCTATATTTTCTACATAAAAATAAAATTCTGTCCGATTGCATGTAGAAACTAAAAGCACCTCTTGCGCACCATAGTCTTTTAATTTTTTTGCAAAAGCAAATGAATCTTCTTGATTAAAAGCAATTTTTTCTCTCAATTCTATAGGGGTTTTTCTATGTGAAAAACTCAAAGCACAATATCGCATTTTTCTTCCTTAAAACTCTCTAAAAATCATTTCTCTTACAATTTTTTCCAAACCTTCATCTCCCTTAATTGCTTCCAATGCCTGCATACCACAATCCAAAGCAACTTTTTGTGTATCTTTAAAAATTTCAAATTCTTGCATTTTATTTAAAATCCATTCTTTTGCCTCAGAATCTTGACTTTTAAAAAAACTTTGTAGTATCTCTTGATCACCTTTGGATAATTTTGCATAAAGTAAAATATAAGGAAGCGTTGTTTTTCCTTCTGCAAAATCATTCATTGCTGGTTTTCCAAGCTGTCTTTCATTACCAAAAACATCCAACAAATCATCTACAATTTGAAATGCAATACCCAAATTTAAACCATATGTATAATATTGCTTAGCATCTAATCCTGCCAAAATCGCTGCACTTTTTGCACTACTTGCAATTAATGATGCAGTCTTATCCTCTATCATTGCAAAATACCTTGCTTTATCTGGACAAAAAGCTTGTGCCATTACCACATCATTAATCTCCCCCCTAGAAAGGCGTACTACACAATCTGATAAAGTTTTTGCGATTTCTCTATCAAAAAAGAGAAGTTCATAAAATGCCTTAGAATAAAGCACATCACCAAGCATAAT
This genomic window contains:
- a CDS encoding NAD(P)-dependent alcohol dehydrogenase, which produces MQKLDKEKRILAKGYAVFSKDSKFEAFDFTRHPVGDGDILIEILYAGICHSDIHSARSEWSEGIYPMVPGHEIVGRVIAIGKNVKKFKVGDYAGVGCMVNSCGECEACKESKEQFCQNGKTIFTYNCKDCFHDNEPTYGGYSNNIVVSEKFAINVPNDAPLEVVAPLLCAGITTYSPLKFSKVKAGDKVAVAGFGGLGSMAVKYAIKMGAEVSVFARNEGKKEIAKRMGVERFYTTTDGVHERFDMIISTIPTSYDVNAYVNLLKFGGEMAIVGLPPSENSPQIDSMNLVLHGGRRVYGSLIGGIKETQEMLDFSLKHKIYPEVEIIGARAEEIDLVYEKLTSGKASFRYVIDMQTL
- the purM gene encoding phosphoribosylformylglycinamidine cyclo-ligase — protein: MAISYKDSGVNIDEGNAFVDLIKQEVKKTFDSNVLGNIGSFSGAYALPSGFKEPVMLAATDGVGTKLKLAIESGKLDNVGIDLVAMCVNDLICNFGTPAFFLDYYATGKLEKQDAARVVSGIVRGCQEAECALIGGETAEMPGMYHGKDFDLAGFAIGIAEKKDLNKNQNIQKGDILVALPSSGLHSNGYSLVRKILFDVLKKDFNDDFYGRTLIDVLLEPTRIYVKTYKKISTHIKGLAHITGGGILENIPRIFPQGLGGEVDRNLIQTPEIFNVLVEHLEMQEAYRVLNMGIGMVLVVEKKELDFVLNHTDGYVIGEVQDAYEGINLR
- a CDS encoding RNB domain-containing ribonuclease, with product MIEFLLQIAFGCKEITKKYHPLYLRLQKLGCIKTNGKIFQLHESFVFGVIDFYRNNSMFVSDLAKKQEYFVSSYCSGHKGDIVVAKMVKKRGKISVVIIDILQSCNRFLCYLDLHKGKIVGYKMYEEKPRPISLPIAQKALRQLPRGCVILMDMKGQKILEILGVLEDEAIDEKIILLHYMHPMEFSEESNNYAQSFGVEVDKSLYLDRIDLSHLPFYTIDPSSAKDHDDAIFFDSKKKILYVAIADVSEYVTQDSVIDIEARQRGFSLYFPHKSYPMLPRNLSENICSLKEGAIRLAFTWMIFFDKNYEIKKSHLFESIICNHQNITYEEVDNFLEGKNHAIKQDIAKSIKSFYEVAQKLYKKRIEKGYAFSSSEVAMKLNANNSLESVFVYEETKSHQIVEEAMLLANKESAKMLEGYTKGIFRVHSPIKEEKKQILFFDLKNLGFLILRADFHTQIKDIQRQAVQNGMIKEIDQMIIKMQNKAQYASKKEEHFALGFEAYTHFTSPIRRYSDLFLHRLLKEILRGNKKIDFLLTHTDSLCAFLNEQERKIAKMEIGFKDRKYMHWALRNQGREVEVMVIDVQYPVLAKGLGEILGARIVVEGCFEVEKFDKILVEITDVDLNNARIFAVFKGIQQK
- a CDS encoding polyprenyl synthetase family protein — translated: MKEEKLKQIHTQIFSFIQELKDQSIENFFSQFQSGKMLRSKLMLSICFDHPDIVKLCAIVEMIQNASLLHDDVIDDSLLRRGEPSINALFGNKNAIMLGDVLYSKAFYELLFFDREIAKTLSDCVVRLSRGEINDVVMAQAFCPDKARYFAMIEDKTASLIASSAKSAAILAGLDAKQYYTYGLNLGIAFQIVDDLLDVFGNERQLGKPAMNDFAEGKTTLPYILLYAKLSKGDQEILQSFFKSQDSEAKEWILNKMQEFEIFKDTQKVALDCGMQALEAIKGDEGLEKIVREMIFREF
- the hemA gene encoding glutamyl-tRNA reductase, whose product is MRYCALSFSHRKTPIELREKIAFNQEDSFAFAKKLKDYGAQEVLLVSTCNRTEFYFYVENIEEMIAKTLKELAEIKKIGEEVLSANAEVYQEVEAIHHIFCVVSSLDSVVVGETQITGQFKSAYKIFFDAGLCNKALTRLIHFAFKCAAKVRNQTEISKNSVSIASVATQQATRFQVQHNLPKKALVIGFGEMGRLNAKHLLTQGYEIMICNRDQEKIKKFILENPKEGYKISSCVFEDLQKMLNFYPFVFSATAADSCVISKEMVQEVEFKRFWFDLAVPRDIEHFRDEKIEIFVVDDLNQVVQNNLATKRENMHKAYQIVGIATMEFNQWLQNLDVEPLIKEIRELAKQASMKEIKRALKKGYIAPDQQYSVEKILHQAFNTFLHAPTQKLRDCVNKQESDIILESIKSFFDIKGEGVLLNAYKCEYETPVK
- a CDS encoding proline--tRNA ligase encodes the protein MRFSQFFIPTIKETPKDVVLKSHEYLIRGGYIHQIGSGIYNFLPLGKRVLDKISQIVKEEMDGAGCIEIAMGFVTPAELWRQSGRYEKYGKELLRFLDRKNNDFVLGPTYEEAITDIARNFIKSYKNLPVSFYQINLKFRDEVRPRFGLMRGREFVMKDAYSFHTSYEDLDREFENMHQAYKRIFTRLGLDFRVVDADSGAIGGSGSKEFMVLADCGEDTIVVCKNCEYASNIEAAKRQKRVVDFDAPKAEFAKFSTPNVKSVEELSAFFRISGFYILKVVVKKVIFLPEKNMKPKLAFFFVRGDDELEEIKALNALSAKNSNVLELVDASSEDIKSARLCEGFIGPYSLRNITQSEFIFFDEDLREERDLICGANEENYHFVGVDLSTFEGLEYADLAKVREGDICTCCGSVMEYKKGIEVGHIFKLGTKYSGAMQAMYLDQNGKMQPFVMGSYGIGISRLLSAILEQKSDEKGCVWTKASAPFAVSIIISNSKNEIEREFGEELYKALKQKNIEVLLDDRLERFGFKIKDFELIGSYKGIVIGKELENNKVEIIHRDGMQKTYLNAEIQEIVQFLENHK
- a CDS encoding FxsA family protein, translating into MKILKFIFLYFVLELISTIYLSDKLGFWVIFVEIIISALIGGAILLYTKLSFLETLGEFTLNRTDPMEFIKGNLSKIFGAILLILPGVLGDIIGLVILINAYFFMTGKSKKIDSGDRHSGVFGHQNEIIDVEIEEIKQIKGKK
- a CDS encoding SH3 domain-containing protein, with protein sequence MNNIFRFLKIFITPLIFLIFCVFIYVGIVVFFGKKDKTQETFFSIFSKAKKVEKSFSAEEESEIKKITKDVEKLSFVQKYRVKTDILNIRANPSIRAAIIARAYKNDVLEVFSEQNSWGETSRGFVFLDPKNIIKEEEKKLQEYRVKVDIANIRQQPLFRAKIVDRAYKNEVVLIESVKNGWAKLERGGYIFMDLLLNIDE
- the hemC gene encoding hydroxymethylbilane synthase; amino-acid sequence: MREVVIGTRGSMLALWQAEHIKSRLENELKIPARLEVVKTKGDKILDVPLAKIGGKGLFTKELEELLLQKKIDLAVHSLKDVPVEFVDGLGLACITTREDARDCFLSVKYENLDSLPLGARVGTTSLRRCMQIKAKRSDLDTQSLRGNVQTRLKRLFDGEFDAIILAKAGLNRLKITHSDVPFIRAFELEEILPAMGQGALGIEMRLDDDLLSLICTLNDENTALCTQAERQFIKTLNGGCQVPIGVHASLLEDTIKIEAILGLPNGEKIMKDLVIGRKDFALNLAENLAQNFIQKGALEILEEAQKMVFS
- a CDS encoding shikimate dehydrogenase, with translation MNKQYCVFGNPIAHSLSPLMHNHAFEVLRTKIGFLGSYGRYLLKDPTRLYQTFLDLGLCGANITVPFKEEAYLQSDEVLGIAKKIKAVNTWVLRSGKIYGYNTDAPGFYETIKDLECKKILILGAGGSAKAVAYILQENHKEVYIVNKTSSRLRALENDFSCSVASDLKDYQYDLVVNATAAGLQNMLPFEEKWLKKILVHAKFAYDLMYGDTPFLRLARELKIENMDGKNMLIMQGVLAFELFCGQEIPEVFSIMQEALL